In a single window of the Nicotiana tomentosiformis chromosome 8, ASM39032v3, whole genome shotgun sequence genome:
- the LOC104121701 gene encoding tryptophan synthase beta chain 1, with product MAFSSSTAQTASPLSSKHCCRLSSSAASSASYFPKFQIPFKFDKTTSCPSSISCVLTKQESMAAQEAAEPAVLLRPDSFGRFGKFGGKYVPETLMHALDELETAFKSLATDEAFQKELDGILRDYVGRESPLYFAERLTEHYKRPDGEGPLIYLKREDLNHTGAHKINNAVAQALLAKRLGKKRIIAETGAGQHGVATATVCARFGLECIIYMGAQDMERQALNVFRMRLLGAEVRGVHSGTATLKDATSEAIRDWVTNVETTHYILGSVAGPHPYPMMVREFHAVIGKETRKQALEKWGGKPDVLVACVGGGSNAMGLFHEFVDDKDVRLIGVEAAGFGIDSGKHAATLTKGEVGVLHGAMSYLLQDEDGQIVEPHSISAGLDYPGVGPEHSFLKDLGRAEYYSITDEEALEAFKRLSRLEGIIPALETSHALAYLEKLCPTLPNGTKVVLNCSGRGDKDVHTAINYLKV from the exons ATGGCCTTCTCCTCCTCCACTGCTCAAACAGCTTCACCTCTATCCTCCAAACATTGCTGCCGCCTCTCGTCCTCCGCCGCCTCCTCCGCCTCTTACTTCCCTAAATTCCAAATACCCTTCAAATTCGACAAAACTACATCTTGCCCTTCCTCAATTTCCTGTGTCCTTACCAAACAGGAATCAATGGCGGCTCAAGAGGCTGCTGAACCAGCGGTTCTCCTGCGTCCCGATTCGTTTGGCCGGTTTGGTAAATTTGGCGGGAAATACGTACCTGAAACCCTAATGCACGCTCTTGACGAGCTTGAGACCGCCTTCAAATCGCTCGCTACCGACGAAGCTTTTCAG AAAGAGCTAGATGGAATATTGAGAGATTATGTAGGCAGAGAGAGCCCTCTTTATTTTGCAGAGAGACTTACTGAGCACTACAAACGTCCAGACGGCGAAGGACCATTGATCTACCTGAAAAGGGAAGATCTTAACCACACGGGTGCCCACAAAATCAATAATGCTGTTGCCCAAGCTTTGCTTGCCAAGCGCTTGGGCAAGAAACGCATCATTGCTGAGACAGGCGCCGGTCAGCATGGTGTTGCTACTGCTACTGTTTGTGCTCGCTTTGGTTTGGAATGTATTATCTACATGGGTGCTCAAGATATGGAGAGACAAGCACTAAATGTCTTCAGAATGCGGCTGCTTGGAGCTGAG GTTAGAGGAGTCCACTCCGGGACTGCTACGCTCAAGGATGCCACTTCAGAGGCTATAAGGGATTGGGTTACAAATGTTGAAACAACTCATTACATACTTGGATCTGTTGCAGGACCACATCCGTACCCCATGATGGTAAGAGAGTTCCATGCGGTGATTGGTAAAGAAACAAGGAAGCAAGCATTGGAAAAATGGGGCGGGAAACCAGACGTGCTTGTTGCATGTGTTGGTGGAGGCTCAAATGCTATGGGACTGTTTCATGAGTTTGTTGATGATAAAGATGTTAGGTTGATTGGGGTAGAGGCTGCCGGATTTGGTATAGATAGTGGAAAACATGCTGCAACTTTGACTAAGGGAGAGGTCGGAGTACTGCACGGAGCTATGAGCTATCTGCTGCAAGATGAAGATGGGCAGATAGTTGAGCCCCATTCTATCAGTGCCGG ATTGGATTACCCTGGAGTTGGGCCAGAGCACAGTTTTTTGAAAGATTTAGGACGAGCAGAGTATTACAGCATTACAGATGAGGAGGCTTTAGAAG CCTTCAAGAGATTATCTCGGTTAGAGGGCATTATTCCTGCCCTGGAAACATCTCATGCACTGGCTTACTTGGAGAAGTTGTGTCCAACTCTACCCAATGGAACTAAGGTGGTGCTCAACTGCAGTGGCAGAGGAGATAAGGATGTTCACACAGCTATTaattatttgaaggtttaa